Genomic window (Lampris incognitus isolate fLamInc1 chromosome 3, fLamInc1.hap2, whole genome shotgun sequence):
ACTCATGTCAGGAGCGCTACCTTACTCTAACATTAACAACAGAGATCAGGTAAAAGGCATTTCAATAACCCACTGACTAAAACACAGGTGTTTCACAACCTGCATAAATGCTACATACAGATATAGTTTGTGCACCATATACAGCACATTATTTTTGTGGTTAGAAACCAGATTCACCATCCTGGCATGTCCCTACCCTCCCACACCCCTTCCCTAGATTATATTCATGGTGGGTCGAGGTTACTTATCTCCTGACCTGAGCAAGGTTCGCAGCAACTGTCCTAAGGCCATGAAGAGACTGATGGCCGACTGcctgaagaagaagagagaggagcgaCCACTCTTTCCTCAGGTGACAATGCCAGAAGGTTACAGATGGCTGATGTTCTACTAATTGGGGCAATAAAGACCGTACCAGAGGGTTTAGATGATCACAGTTAAGTATTTGAAAGTTAAATTACGTGGGGAtaaccggttcaaatccccgtgttacctccggcttggtcgggcgtccctacagtcacaattggccgtgtctgcggttgggaagccggatgtgcgtatgtgtccttgtcgctgcactagcgcctcctgtggtcggtcggggcgcctattcaggaaaggaggggaactggggggaatagcgtgatcctccggcgCGCTACcgccccttggtgaaactcctcactgtcaggtgagaagaagcggccggtgactccacatgtaccagaggggACGTGtgttggtctgcagccctcccgggatcggcagaggaggtggagcagagaccgggacggttcggaaaatagggtaattggccggatacaactggggagtaaaGGGGGGAGGGGTTAAATTAGTATTTCTAACATATTGAACTTACAAAAACTATCTCAACTGTCCTCTTATGGTAAACCGAACCCGTGTGAGACTCAGAAtccaaagcaaaaagtcagaatgACTGTAGATGAAAATGATATGGGACCAGTACTGCAGGACTTCATGATGAGATCCGTCTCATCATGGTTCATGTGAGGTGGTCCGGTTAAATATAGATtgaactcattttgctttttaggATATGTCTTTtactgtttcttctttctttgtCCTCATACAAACAAGCATGGCTCTGCCACCAGAGGGGCTCCGAGTCTTATGAATATAAATCAAAAGCTGATTTCAGACATGGAACATTTAGAGGATTACTGTTCTTTCATGAAGGCCTTACACAGCGGTGTGTCTCATTTGTGTTATAATGATGACAACAGTGACATGACGCTGTGGTGTGTATTCCATCTTCTTTCAGATACTGGCATCCATCGAGCTGCTGGCTCGCTCTTTACCCAAAATCCACCGCAGCGCCTCTGAGCCCTCATTGAACAGGGCTGGTTTTCAGACTGAAGACTTCAGCTTGTACGCATGCGCCTCCCCCAAAACCCCAATACAGGCCGGGGGGTATGGTGAGTTAATAATATCCTGACATACTTCTATATGCACCAAGTAAAGCCGCTGTAATGTGTTAGAtagtaatataaccagtacaaatggtaagctagtaatataaccagtacaaATATTAAGCTAGTAATATAACCAGTAAAAATGGTAAACtagtaatataaccagtacaatatGTTAAGCTAGTAACATAACCAGTACAATTGCTAAGCtagtaatataaccagtacaatatGTTAAGGCAGCaatataaccagtacaatatgttaagctagtaatataaccagtacaatatGTTAAGCTATTAATATAACCAGTACACTATGTTAAACtagtaatataaccagtacaatatGTTAAGGCAGTAATATAACCAGTATAATATGTTAAGCTAGTAATATAAACAGTACAATATGTTAAGCTAGTAATATAACCAGTAAAATATGTTAAGCAACTAATATAACCAGTACAAAATGTTAAGCtagtaatataaccagtacaatatgttaagctagtaatataaccagtacaatatgttaagctagtaatataaccagtacaatatgttaagctagtaatataaccagtacaatatgttaagctactaatataaccagtacaatatGTTAAGCTACTAATATAACATGTAAAAATGTTAAGCtagtaatataaccagtacaatatgttaagctagtaatataaccagtacaCTATGTTAAACTACtaatataaccagtacaatatGTTAAGGCAGTAATATAACCAGTATAACATGTTAAGCTAGTAATATAAACAGTACAATATGTTAAGCTAGTAATATAACCAGTAAAATATGTTAAGCAACTAATATAACCAGTACAAAATGTTAAGCtagtaatataaccagtacaatatgttaagctagtactataaccagtacaatatgttaagctcgtaatataaccagtacaatatgttaaggcagtaatataaccagtacaatatgttaagctagtaatataaccagtacaatatgtgaagctagtaatataaccagtacaataCGTTAAGAtagtaatataaccagtacaaCATGTTAAGCTAGTAAGATAACCAGTATAATATGTTAAGCTAGTAATATAACACGTACAATATGTTAAGCTAGTAATATAAACAGTATAATATGTTAAGGTAGTACTATAACCAGTACAATATGTTAAGCtagtaatataaccagtacaatatGTTAAGGCAGTAACATAACCAGTACAAATGTTAAGCTACTAACAGCACAATATGTAAAGCTACtaatataaccagtacaatatgttaagctagtaatataaccagtacaaATGTTAAGCTAGTAATATAACGAGTACAATATGTTAAGGCAGTAATATAACCAGTAAAATATGTTAAGCtagtaatataaccagtacaatatGTTAACGCAGTAACATAACCAGTACAATATGTAAAGCTAGTAATATAAACAGTACAAATGTTAAGCTAGTAATATAAGCAGTACAATATGTGAAGCtagtaatataaccagtacaataCGTTAAGAtagtaatataaccagtacaatatgttaagctagtaatataaccagtacaatatGTTAAGCTAGTAAGATAACCAGTATAATATGTTAAGCtagtaatataaccagtacaatatGTTAAGCTAGTAATATAAACAGTATAATATGTTAAGCtagtaatataaccagtacaatatGTTAAGGTAGTACTATAACCAGTACAATATGTTAAGCTCgtaatataaccagtacaatatgttaaggcagtaatataaccagtacaatatgttaagctagtaatataaccagtacaatatgtgaagctagtaatataaccagtacaataCGTTAAGAtagtaatataaccagtacaatatGCTAAGCTAGTAAGATAACCAGTATAATATGTTAAGCTAGTAATATAACACGTACAATATGTTAAGCTAGTAATATAAACAGTATAATATGTTAAGGTAGTACTATAACCAGTACAATATGTTAAGCtagtaatataaccagtacaatatGTTAAGGCAGTAACATAACCAGTACAAATGTTAAGCTACTAACAGCACAATATGTAAAGCTACtaatataaccagtacaatatgttaagctagtaatataaccagtacaaATGTTAAGCTAGTAATATAACGAGTACAATATGTTAAGGCAGTAATATAACCAGTAAAATATGTTAAGCtagtaatataaccagtacaatatgttaagctagtaatataaccagtacaatatgttaaggcagtaatataaccagtacaaATGTTAAGCTACTAACAGCACAATATGTAAAGCTACtaatataaccagtacaatatgttaagctagtaatataaccagtacaaATGTTAAGCTAGTAATATAACGAGTACAATATGTTAAGGCAGTAATATAACCAGTAAAATATGTTAAGCtagtaatataaccagtacaatatGTTAACGCAGTAACATAACCAGTACAATATGTTAAGCTCgtaatataaccagtacaataGGTTAAGGCagtaatataaccagtacaatatGTTAAGCTAGTAATATAAGCAGTACAATATGTTAAGCTAGTAATATAACGAGTACAATATGTTAAGGCAGTAATATAACCAGTAAAATATGTTAAGCtagtaatataaccagtacaatatGTTAACGCAGTAACATAACCAGTACAATATGTTAAGCTCgtaatataaccagtacaataGGTCAAGGCagtaatataaccagtacaatatgttaagctagtaatataagcagtacaatatgttaagctagtaatataaccagtacaataCGTTAAGAtagtaatataaccagtacaatatgttaagccagtaatataaccagtacaatatGTTAAGCTAGTAAGATAACCAGTATAATATGTTAAGCtagtaatataaccagtacaatatGTTAAGCTAGTAATATAAACAGTATAATATGTTAAGCtagtaatataaccagtacaatatGTTAAGGTAGTACTATAACCAGTACAATATATTAAGGCagtaatataaccagtacaaATGTTAAGCTACTAACAGCACAATATGTAAAGCTACAaatataaccagtacaatatgttaagctagtaatataaccagtacaaatgttaagctagtaatataaccagtacaatatGTTAAGGCAGTATTATAACCAGTAAAATATGTTAAGCtagtaatataaccagtacaatatGTTAACGCAGTAACATAACCAGTACAATATGTAAAGCTAGTAATATAACAGTACAAATGTTAAGCtagtaatataaccagtacaatatgttaagctagtaatataaccagtacaatatTTTAAGGCagtaatataaccagtacaatatgtaaagctagtaatataaccagtacaaatgttaagctagtaatataaccagtacaatatgttaagctagtaatataaccagtacaatatGTTAAGGCAGTAATATAACCAGTGTAATATCTTGGGTAGTATTATAGTAATATAATAACTAGTGTAATATGTCAGATAGTAACATAACCAGTGTAATGTTGGATATTAATATAACCAGTGTAATATGTTAGGTAGTATTATAGTAGTATAACCAGTGTAATATGACATATAGTAATATATTAATATAAACAGTGTAATATGTTAGATAGTACTATAGTAATATAACCAGTGTTAATGTCAGATTGTAGTATCACCATTGCAGTATGTTAGATAGTAATATGTTAATATCACCTGTGTAATATGTTAGATATTACTATAGTAATATAACCAGTGTAAATGTCAGATAGTATTATAACTGGTGTATTATGCCATATAGtaat
Coding sequences:
- the LOC130109751 gene encoding serine/threonine-protein kinase B-raf-like, whose product is FLHEDLTVKIGDFGLATVKSRWSGSHQFEQLSGSILWMAPEVIRLQDKNPYSFQSDVYAFGIVLYELMSGALPYSNINNRDQIIFMVGRGYLSPDLSKVRSNCPKAMKRLMADCLKKKREERPLFPQILASIELLARSLPKIHRSASEPSLNRAGFQTEDFSLYACASPKTPIQAGGYGEFSFK